The following coding sequences lie in one Kribbella sp. NBC_00709 genomic window:
- a CDS encoding STAS domain-containing protein: protein MQQFTGSEAEVDLSLTARAEGGRTVIEVAGEIDVYTAPKLREKIAALVDEGVYDLVIDLERVEFLDSTGLGVLVGGLKRVRTHDGSLSLVCTQERLLKIFRITGLTKVFDIHPDVASAI from the coding sequence ATGCAGCAGTTCACGGGATCGGAGGCCGAAGTGGATCTGTCGCTGACCGCGCGCGCCGAGGGCGGGCGCACCGTCATCGAGGTGGCGGGGGAGATCGACGTCTACACCGCACCGAAGCTCCGCGAGAAGATCGCCGCGCTGGTCGACGAAGGGGTCTACGACCTGGTCATCGACCTGGAACGCGTGGAGTTCCTGGACTCCACCGGCCTCGGCGTTCTCGTCGGCGGACTCAAACGGGTGCGCACCCACGACGGCTCGCTGTCCCTGGTCTGCACCCAGGAACGGCTGCTCAAGATCTTCCGGATCACCGGCCTGACCAAGGTCTTCGACATCCACCCGGACGTCGCCTCGGCGATCTGA
- a CDS encoding DEAD/DEAH box helicase, whose protein sequence is MRAGGEAEAVLKRLAAGRDDRLTHVESVPPRSGQTCDWPRWVPDEVLGQLRDAGITAPWTHQVATAEAAYGGKHVVVATGTASGKSLGYLLPAFATLSIAQAASPHRRTASLLYLSPTKALAHDQLRAVSSYTVPGLRATTLDGDSERSERDWARDHATYVLSNPDMLHRSVLPNHQRWARFLGCLQYVVVDECHHYRGVFGAHVAGVLRRLRRVCAQYGAHPIFICASATVAEPAVSGERLTGLPMVEVVEDGSPRGGIAFGLWEPPLTALHGENGAPVRRSATAEVADLLSDLVVTGVRTVAFVRSRRGAESVAMTARENLAEIDPTLIDQVSAYRAGYLPEERRRLEGMLQSGELTGVAATNALELGIDIAGLDAVLLSGWPGTRASLWQQAGRAGRAGGDALALLIARDDPLDTYLVRHPSAIFGRPVEATVFNPENPYVLGPQLCAAAQEVPLTADDFEIFGSTTPQVIAQLVQQGALRERPHGWFWTRRERAVDAIDIRSAGGKTVQIVEDHTGRLLGTVDGGSAHSSVHEGAVYVHAGESYLVRSLDLEEHAAVVEQASPDYTTFARDTTEISILATEETCSWGTAELSRGWVKVTSQVISFQRKLIATGDVLDEQPLDLPERTLRTKAVWWTMPDTTVAGLGLADIPGAAHAAEHASIGLLPLFATCDRWDIGGVSTAKHADTGCLTVFVYDGHPGGAGFAEHGYAAAREWLTATREAIAHCECTDGCPSCVQSPKCGNQNNPLDKSGAVALLSALLSSEGVSDGSAP, encoded by the coding sequence ATGCGTGCAGGTGGTGAGGCGGAGGCGGTCCTGAAGCGCCTGGCCGCCGGTCGCGACGACCGGTTGACGCATGTCGAGTCCGTGCCACCGCGATCGGGACAAACGTGCGATTGGCCGCGCTGGGTCCCGGACGAGGTGCTCGGCCAGTTGCGCGACGCCGGGATCACGGCACCTTGGACCCACCAGGTCGCCACGGCCGAAGCGGCGTACGGCGGGAAGCATGTCGTCGTCGCGACCGGGACCGCCTCGGGCAAGTCACTCGGCTACCTGCTGCCGGCCTTTGCAACGTTGAGCATCGCGCAGGCCGCGTCACCACATCGCCGCACGGCCTCCTTGTTGTACCTGTCTCCGACCAAGGCGCTGGCGCACGACCAGCTCCGCGCGGTCTCGTCGTACACCGTGCCTGGACTGCGTGCGACGACGCTGGACGGGGACTCCGAGCGGAGCGAGCGCGACTGGGCCCGTGACCATGCGACGTACGTGCTGAGCAACCCGGACATGCTGCACCGGTCGGTTCTGCCGAATCATCAGCGCTGGGCGCGCTTTCTGGGCTGCCTGCAGTACGTCGTGGTCGATGAGTGTCACCACTACCGCGGCGTCTTCGGTGCGCATGTCGCCGGCGTACTGCGGCGGCTGCGGCGGGTCTGCGCGCAGTACGGCGCTCACCCGATCTTCATCTGCGCTTCGGCCACCGTGGCCGAGCCGGCGGTGTCCGGCGAGCGCCTGACCGGTCTGCCGATGGTGGAGGTGGTCGAGGACGGCTCACCGCGCGGCGGTATCGCCTTCGGCCTCTGGGAGCCGCCACTGACCGCACTGCATGGTGAGAACGGCGCACCGGTGCGACGATCCGCTACAGCCGAGGTGGCCGACCTGTTGAGCGATCTGGTCGTCACAGGTGTCCGGACTGTCGCGTTCGTCCGTTCTCGGCGTGGTGCGGAGTCGGTCGCGATGACAGCCCGGGAAAACCTGGCAGAGATCGACCCGACGCTGATCGACCAGGTGTCGGCGTACCGGGCCGGATACCTGCCGGAGGAGCGTCGACGACTCGAGGGGATGTTGCAGAGCGGTGAGCTGACCGGTGTCGCGGCCACCAACGCTCTCGAGTTGGGCATCGACATCGCCGGACTGGACGCCGTACTGCTGTCTGGCTGGCCTGGCACGCGCGCATCGCTGTGGCAGCAGGCCGGGCGGGCAGGGCGAGCCGGTGGGGACGCGCTGGCGTTGCTGATCGCGCGCGACGACCCGTTGGACACCTATCTGGTGCGCCACCCGAGCGCCATCTTCGGTCGACCGGTCGAGGCGACGGTGTTCAACCCGGAGAACCCTTATGTCCTCGGCCCGCAGCTGTGCGCGGCTGCGCAGGAGGTGCCGCTGACCGCGGACGACTTCGAGATCTTCGGGAGTACGACACCGCAGGTCATCGCACAGCTCGTGCAGCAGGGCGCGCTGCGGGAGCGACCGCACGGCTGGTTCTGGACGCGCCGGGAGCGGGCCGTCGACGCCATCGACATCCGGTCGGCCGGCGGGAAGACCGTGCAGATCGTGGAGGACCACACCGGTCGGCTGCTCGGCACGGTCGACGGCGGCTCGGCGCACTCCTCTGTCCATGAGGGCGCCGTCTACGTCCACGCCGGCGAGTCGTACCTGGTCCGGTCGCTGGACCTCGAGGAGCACGCAGCTGTCGTCGAGCAGGCCTCCCCGGACTACACGACGTTCGCGCGGGACACGACCGAGATCAGCATCCTGGCGACCGAAGAGACGTGCAGCTGGGGTACGGCGGAGTTGTCGCGCGGCTGGGTCAAGGTGACGAGCCAAGTCATCTCGTTCCAGCGCAAACTGATCGCGACCGGCGATGTACTCGACGAGCAGCCGCTGGACCTGCCGGAGCGCACGCTGCGGACCAAGGCGGTCTGGTGGACGATGCCCGACACCACGGTCGCCGGACTGGGGCTGGCCGACATACCGGGAGCCGCGCATGCCGCCGAGCACGCCTCGATCGGGCTGCTGCCGCTCTTCGCCACCTGCGACCGCTGGGACATCGGCGGCGTGTCCACGGCCAAGCACGCCGACACCGGCTGCTTGACGGTCTTCGTCTACGACGGCCACCCGGGCGGGGCCGGATTCGCCGAACACGGGTACGCCGCGGCGCGCGAGTGGTTGACCGCGACACGCGAGGCGATTGCACACTGTGAATGCACGGATGGATGCCCGTCGTGCGTACAGTCGCCCAAGTGTGGGAACCAGAACAACCCACTCGACAAGAGCGGCGCCGTGGCGCTGCTCTCCGCTTTGCTAAGTAGTGAGGGGGTGTCTGATGGATCAGCGCCGTAG
- a CDS encoding extracellular solute-binding protein, translating into MRSLSRLTTAGVLGAAALALLTGCLGSSDSGNSGGQDANRNADAKTVELTIGSNSVKGGKSSAGATFLEDVLIPKFVAEQKGKGVDVTVKFQGDGSDDEVYKQKLSLDLSNKSGPDLFQIDGIWVGEFAQAGYIKPLTDTVGDAAKVNDWDGWKQIPESVQALGSYNGQRYGVPGGTDGRVLYFNKKLFQQAGLPADWQPKSWDDVISAGQALKKLPGVTPIQINAGTAMGEATTMQGILPLLVGTGATINTDGKWLGNTSQLRQVLDFYHQVYSTGLGDPVLQKEAKGRDKSFAEFAANKIGILGESDYFWRSVVEPKQGVAKMADRDSAVGWALIPASKPGGGVKGQDFVSMSGGGATVINPNTKFPQQAWELLQFMNSAEMVKASLDGAAKITQRSDVNSEVLASDPMLSFIAEKVLPITQFRPGLAEYPKVSAALQQATADVVAGKSTDAAATAYEKAVEAAAGSKDKVTSN; encoded by the coding sequence ATGCGATCTCTCTCGCGGTTGACCACCGCCGGCGTCCTCGGCGCCGCGGCCCTCGCCCTGCTCACCGGATGCCTCGGCTCGTCCGACTCCGGCAACAGCGGCGGCCAGGACGCGAACCGCAACGCCGACGCCAAGACGGTCGAGCTGACCATCGGCTCGAACTCGGTCAAGGGCGGCAAGAGCAGCGCCGGGGCGACGTTCCTGGAGGACGTGCTGATCCCGAAGTTCGTCGCCGAACAGAAGGGCAAGGGCGTCGACGTCACGGTCAAGTTCCAGGGCGACGGCTCCGACGACGAGGTCTACAAGCAGAAGCTGTCCCTCGACCTGTCGAACAAGTCCGGACCGGACCTGTTCCAGATCGACGGCATCTGGGTCGGCGAGTTCGCCCAGGCCGGCTACATCAAGCCGCTCACCGACACCGTCGGCGACGCCGCCAAGGTGAACGACTGGGACGGCTGGAAGCAGATCCCGGAGTCCGTCCAGGCGCTCGGCAGCTACAACGGCCAGCGGTACGGCGTCCCCGGTGGCACCGACGGCCGGGTGCTGTACTTCAACAAGAAACTGTTCCAGCAGGCCGGCCTGCCCGCCGACTGGCAGCCGAAGTCGTGGGACGACGTCATCTCCGCCGGTCAGGCGCTGAAGAAGCTGCCCGGCGTGACGCCGATCCAGATCAATGCCGGGACGGCGATGGGCGAGGCGACCACCATGCAGGGCATTCTGCCGCTGCTGGTCGGCACCGGCGCGACCATCAACACCGACGGCAAGTGGCTGGGCAACACTTCGCAGCTGCGGCAGGTGCTCGACTTCTACCACCAGGTCTACAGCACCGGTCTAGGCGACCCCGTGCTGCAGAAGGAGGCGAAGGGCCGGGACAAGTCGTTCGCCGAGTTCGCGGCGAACAAGATCGGCATCCTGGGTGAGAGCGACTACTTCTGGCGCAGCGTGGTGGAGCCCAAGCAGGGTGTCGCCAAGATGGCCGACCGCGACTCGGCGGTGGGCTGGGCGCTGATCCCGGCCAGCAAGCCGGGCGGCGGCGTCAAGGGTCAGGACTTCGTCTCGATGTCGGGTGGCGGCGCGACCGTGATCAACCCGAACACGAAGTTCCCGCAGCAGGCGTGGGAGCTGTTGCAGTTCATGAACTCCGCGGAGATGGTGAAGGCGTCCCTCGACGGCGCGGCCAAGATCACCCAGCGCTCGGACGTCAACAGCGAGGTGCTGGCGAGCGACCCGATGCTGAGCTTCATCGCCGAGAAGGTCCTGCCGATCACGCAGTTCCGTCCGGGTCTGGCGGAGTACCCGAAGGTCTCGGCCGCGCTGCAGCAGGCGACCGCGGACGTGGTCGCCGGCAAGAGCACCGACGCCGCCGCGACGGCGTACGAGAAGGCGGTCGAGGCAGCGGCCGGCAGCAAGGACAAGGTCACCAGTAACTGA